From Musa acuminata AAA Group cultivar baxijiao chromosome BXJ3-8, Cavendish_Baxijiao_AAA, whole genome shotgun sequence, one genomic window encodes:
- the LOC135644745 gene encoding pentatricopeptide repeat-containing protein At5g59600-like: MSKTDASRWIALINHSSRQGLHRRTLHLFHQMRGQGFAPHRCILPSVIRACARLADPDAGRASHAVALRSSLDRDAFVRSALIDMYCKCRRVPDARHVFDATLDKDLVVWNSVVSGYAHQGAAEAAMVLSIKMRSLGVKPDLVTWNALIFGFAHKGEDDTAMDLLRTMQSDGVDPDTFSWTSIVSGLVVNFNYGKAFEIFRHMVKTAGIRPSSVTISSLLPACADLVDLRRGKEIHGYALVAGVGRDLYVGSALIDMYAKCGLVAEASKIFHDMKERNTVSWNSMIFGYANQGHCHEAIQLFDQMEGERAKPDHLTFTAVLSACSHGGMVELGKSLFRLMEEAHGIEPRLEHYACMVDMLGRAGEFVGACRLIAEMPMEPDAFVWGALLATSRKHGNVELAELAASHLLELEPESAGSCVLLSSALADAGRTVDAAKVKKLIKRRKMRTLMGCSWMQM, encoded by the coding sequence ATGTCCAAGACAGATGCCAGCCGATGGATCGCCCTCATCAACCATTCCTCCCGTCAGGGCCTCCACCGCCGCACCCTCCACCTCTTCCACCAGATGCGCGGGCAAGGCTTCGCCCCGCACCGCTGCATCCTCCCCAGCGTCATTCGAGCCTGCGCCCGCCTTGCCGATCCGGATGCCGGCCGAGCTTCGCACGCCGTCGCCCTCCGTTCCTCGCTGGACCGCGACGCCTTCGTCCGCAGTGCCCTGATCGACATGTACTGCAAGTGCCGGCGAGTTCCCGACGCCCGCCATGTGTTCGACGCAACGCTTGACAAGGATCTGGTCGTCTGGAATTCCGTGGTTTCGGGCTACGCCCACCAAGGCGCGGCAGAGGCCGCCATGGTTCTCTCCATCAAGATGAGGTCTCTGGGGGTAAAACCAGATCTCGTAACGTGGAACGCCCTCATTTTCGGGTTCGCTCACAAGGGCGAAGATGATACAGCTATGGACTTGTTGAGGACGATGCAGTCCGACGGGGTCGATCCCGACACGTTTTCCTGGACCTCGATCGTATCTGGGTTGGTGGTCAATTTCAACTACGGCAAGGCATTCGAGATCTTTAGGCACATGGTGAAGACTGCAGGAATCCGGCCGAGCTCTGTGACGATCAGTAGTCTTCTGCCGGCGTGCGCCGACCTGGTGGATTTGAGACGCGGGAAAGAGATTCACGGCTACGCCCTGGTCGCGGGAGTTGGACGGGACTTGTACGTCGGCAGTGCGCTAATCGACATGTACGCCAAATGCGGCCTCGTGGCTGAAGCGAGCaagatctttcatgacatgaaggAGAGGAACACGGTGTCATGGAACTCGATGATATTTGGGTACGCGAATCAGGGGCACTGCCACGAGGCCATCCAGCTTTTCGATCAGATGGAGGGTGAGAGAGCGAAACCAGATCATCTGACGTTTACAGCGGTTCTCTCCGCTTGTAGCCATGGCGGAATGGTGGAGCTGGGCAAGAGCTTGTTCCGGTTGATGGAGGAGGCACACGGGATAGAGCCGAGGTTGGAGCATTACGCTTGCATGGTGGACATGCTAGGCAGAGCTGGGGAGTTCGTGGGGGCCTGTCGCTTGATCGCAGAGATGCCCATGGAGCCAGACGCGTTTGTGTGGGGAGCGTTGCTGGCGACGAGTCGGAAGCACGGCAACGTGGAGCTCGCTGAACTGGCAGCTTCGCATTTGTTAGAACTCGAGCCAGAGAGCGCAGGGAGCTGCGTGCTTCTGTCGAGCGCTCTGGCGGATGCTGGGAGGACAGTAGATGCTGCCAAGGTGAAGAAACTAATTAAGCGACGGAAGATGAGGACGTTGATGGGGTGCAGTTGGATGCAAATGTAA
- the LOC103995459 gene encoding uncharacterized protein LOC103995459: MEVKIPRLIDTKAGNERKKPSSRLQKQAPATLQLDATKRNTAFVMGADDAAASAPIPLLSPLLLSPSPLWDAEESNSAGEDKGDGGGSQTSSPASPPEGWHHPALPVAAMEPASLVTSFELQCSMVHHVQ, translated from the coding sequence ATGGAGGTCAAGATCCCGCGACTAATTGATACCAAGGCCGGCAACGAGCGCAAGAAGCCATCCAGCCGGCTCCAGAAGCAAGCACCGGCGACGCTGCAGCTCGACGCCACGAAGCGCAACACGGCCTTCGTGATGGGAGCCGATGACGCCGCTGCTTCCGCTCCCATCCCCTTGTTGTCCCCGCTCCTTCTGTCTCCTTCCCCGTTGTGggacgccgaagaatcaaactccGCGGGGGAGGATAAAGGTGACGGCGGCGGTTCGCAGACGTCGTCGCCGGCGTCTCCGCCGGAGGGATGGCATCACCCGGCTCTGCCCGTGGCGGCGATGGAGCCCGCATCCCTGGTGACTAGCTTTGAGTTACAGTGCTCCATGGTGCACCATGTGCAATAG